A genomic stretch from Coffea arabica cultivar ET-39 chromosome 10c, Coffea Arabica ET-39 HiFi, whole genome shotgun sequence includes:
- the LOC113713204 gene encoding tubulin alpha chain isoform X2, whose translation MRECISVHIGQAGIQVGNACWELYCLEHGIQADGQMPSDRTVGTADDAFNTFFSETGAGKHVPRAVFVDLEPTVIDEVRTGTYRQLFHPEQLINGKEDAANNFARGHYTIGKEIVDLCLDRIRKLADNCTGLQGFLVFNAVGGGTGSGLGSLLLERLSVDYGKKSKLGFTIYPSPQVSTSVVEPYNSVLSTHSLLEHTDVTVLLDNEAIYDICRRSLDIERPKYTNLNRLISQVISSLTASLRFDGALNVDVTEFQTNLVPYPRIHFMLSSFAPVISAEKAYHEQLTVAEITNSAFEPSSMMAKCDPRHGKYMACCLMFRGDVVPKDVNAAVATIKTKRTIQFVDWCPTGFKCGINYQPPTVVPCGDLAPVQRAVCMISNSTSVAEKVNSVKLVRILQPWRRIMRRLVQSLPREMKEMERTIKVLL comes from the exons atgagaGAGTGCATTTCAGTTCACATTGGTCAGGCCGGAATTCAGGTCGGAAATGCTTGCTGGGAACTTTATTGCCTCGAGCACGGCATTCAG GCTGATGGCCAGATGCCAAGTGACAGAACAGTGGGAACAGCTGATGATGCATTCAACACATTCTTCAGCGAAACTGGAGCTGGGAAGCATGTCCCTCGTGCTGTTTTCGTAGATCTTGAGCCTACTGTTATTGACGAAGTCAGGACTGGAACTTATCGCCAGCTCTTCCACCCTGAGCAACTCATCAATGGCAAGGAAGATGCTGCCAACAACTTTGCCCGTGGCCACTACACCATTGGCAAAGAGATTGTTGATCTTTGCTTGGATCGCATCAGGAAGCTGGCCGACAACTGCACTGGTCTTCAAGGGTTTTTGGTTTTCAATGCTGTTGGTGGTGGCACTGGTTCTGGTCTTGGATCACTTCTGCTGGAGCGGTTGTCTGTTGACTATGGCAAGAAGTCAAAGCTTGGTTTCACCATCTATCCTTCTCCCCAGGTCTCAACTTCTGTTGTAGAGCCCTACAACAGTGTGCTGTCGACCCATTCCCTTCTTGAGCACACTGATGTTACAGTACTTCTTGACAATGAGGCCATCTATGACATTTGCAGGCGCTCGCTTGACATAGAACGCCCGAAATACACCAATCTCAACCGCCTAATTTCCCAG GTTATCTCCTCACTCACTGCATCCTTGAGGTTTGATGGAGCCTTGAACGTTGATGTGACTGAATTCCAGACCAACCTTGTGCCCTACCCGAGGATACATTTTATGCTTTCCTCATTTGCTCCTGTTATTTCAGCGGAGAAGGCCTACCATGAGCAACTTACAGTTGCGGAGATAACCAACAGTGCTTTTGAGCCATCTTCCATGATGGCCAAGTGTGATCCCCGCCATGGGAAGTACATGGCTTGCTGCCTGATGTTCCGTGGTGATGTTGTGCCAAAAGATGTTAATGCTGCTGTGGCAACAATCAAGACCAAGAGGACCATCCAGTTTGTCGACTGGTGCCCCACCGGATTCAAGTGTGGTATCAACTATCAGCCACCAACTGTTGTACCTTGTGGTGACCTTGCCCCGGTGCAAAGGGCTGTGTGCATGATCTCTAACTCAACCAGCGTTGCCGAA AAGGTGAATTCAGTGAAGCTCGTGAGGATCTTGCAGCCTTGGAGAAGGATTATGAGGAGGTTGGTGCAGAGTCTCCCGAGGGAGATGAAGGAGATGGAGAGGACTATTAAAGTGTTGCTCTGA
- the LOC113713204 gene encoding tubulin alpha-4 chain isoform X1, with protein MRECISVHIGQAGIQVGNACWELYCLEHGIQADGQMPSDRTVGTADDAFNTFFSETGAGKHVPRAVFVDLEPTVIDEVRTGTYRQLFHPEQLINGKEDAANNFARGHYTIGKEIVDLCLDRIRKLADNCTGLQGFLVFNAVGGGTGSGLGSLLLERLSVDYGKKSKLGFTIYPSPQVSTSVVEPYNSVLSTHSLLEHTDVTVLLDNEAIYDICRRSLDIERPKYTNLNRLISQVISSLTASLRFDGALNVDVTEFQTNLVPYPRIHFMLSSFAPVISAEKAYHEQLTVAEITNSAFEPSSMMAKCDPRHGKYMACCLMFRGDVVPKDVNAAVATIKTKRTIQFVDWCPTGFKCGINYQPPTVVPCGDLAPVQRAVCMISNSTSVAEVFSRIDHKFDLMYIKRAFVHWFVGEGMEEGEFSEAREDLAALEKDYEEVGAESPEGDEGDGEDY; from the exons atgagaGAGTGCATTTCAGTTCACATTGGTCAGGCCGGAATTCAGGTCGGAAATGCTTGCTGGGAACTTTATTGCCTCGAGCACGGCATTCAG GCTGATGGCCAGATGCCAAGTGACAGAACAGTGGGAACAGCTGATGATGCATTCAACACATTCTTCAGCGAAACTGGAGCTGGGAAGCATGTCCCTCGTGCTGTTTTCGTAGATCTTGAGCCTACTGTTATTGACGAAGTCAGGACTGGAACTTATCGCCAGCTCTTCCACCCTGAGCAACTCATCAATGGCAAGGAAGATGCTGCCAACAACTTTGCCCGTGGCCACTACACCATTGGCAAAGAGATTGTTGATCTTTGCTTGGATCGCATCAGGAAGCTGGCCGACAACTGCACTGGTCTTCAAGGGTTTTTGGTTTTCAATGCTGTTGGTGGTGGCACTGGTTCTGGTCTTGGATCACTTCTGCTGGAGCGGTTGTCTGTTGACTATGGCAAGAAGTCAAAGCTTGGTTTCACCATCTATCCTTCTCCCCAGGTCTCAACTTCTGTTGTAGAGCCCTACAACAGTGTGCTGTCGACCCATTCCCTTCTTGAGCACACTGATGTTACAGTACTTCTTGACAATGAGGCCATCTATGACATTTGCAGGCGCTCGCTTGACATAGAACGCCCGAAATACACCAATCTCAACCGCCTAATTTCCCAG GTTATCTCCTCACTCACTGCATCCTTGAGGTTTGATGGAGCCTTGAACGTTGATGTGACTGAATTCCAGACCAACCTTGTGCCCTACCCGAGGATACATTTTATGCTTTCCTCATTTGCTCCTGTTATTTCAGCGGAGAAGGCCTACCATGAGCAACTTACAGTTGCGGAGATAACCAACAGTGCTTTTGAGCCATCTTCCATGATGGCCAAGTGTGATCCCCGCCATGGGAAGTACATGGCTTGCTGCCTGATGTTCCGTGGTGATGTTGTGCCAAAAGATGTTAATGCTGCTGTGGCAACAATCAAGACCAAGAGGACCATCCAGTTTGTCGACTGGTGCCCCACCGGATTCAAGTGTGGTATCAACTATCAGCCACCAACTGTTGTACCTTGTGGTGACCTTGCCCCGGTGCAAAGGGCTGTGTGCATGATCTCTAACTCAACCAGCGTTGCCGAAGTGTTCAGCAGGATTGACCATAAGTTTGATCTTATGTATATTAAGCGTGCATTTGTGCACTGGTTTGTCGGTGAGGGCATGGAAGAAGGTGAATTCAGTGAAGCTCGTGAGGATCTTGCAGCCTTGGAGAAGGATTATGAGGAGGTTGGTGCAGAGTCTCCCGAGGGAGATGAAGGAGATGGAGAGGACTATTAA
- the LOC113714867 gene encoding receptor protein-tyrosine kinase CEPR1-like — protein MDHHYILCPLLLILHMFCCCQGTTAANQSQFFTLMRTSLSGNLLSNWDVSKDQNFCNYQGVGCNNQGYVEKIDISGWSLSGQFPEDVCSYLPELRILRLGHNNLHGSFPSSITNCSLLEELEMSSAYLTGSLPDLSPLNSMRSLDLSYNYFQGNFPVSFTNLTNLEMLNFNENDGFNFWQLPENISRLTKLQTVILTTCKLHGRIPASIGSMTSLTDLELSGNYLVGKLPSELGQLKNLKQLELYYNELEGEIPEEFGNLTALVDLDMSVNKFTKVPEALWRLPNLASLQLYNNSLTGEIPAFLGNSTTLTLLSLYENYLTEKVPENLGRFSPLVGVDLSENQLSGELPAYVCNGGKLLYFLFLDNKFSGEIPESYAKCNFLLRFRVNHNQLEGRIPEGLLGLPHVSIIDISNNHLNGSISKTIEGAKNLSELFMQNNRLSGILPVEISRVINLVKIDLSDNLLSGSLPPEIGNLKQLNLLLLQGNKFNSSIPESLSLLKSLNVLDLSSNLFTGNIPQSLSQLLPNSMNFSNNMLSGPIPPPFVEGSGLLESFSQNPGLCVPNHLNASRRGFPLCSPAYNRRKVKHIWVIGISVGIVIVGIVLFLKRWFHNDRAMMEHEDTLSSSFFSFDVKSFHRVSFDQREIIESMIDKNIVGYGGSGTVYKIELSNGEVVAVKKLWSRKAKDYVSDDQLVLDKELKTEVETLGSIRHKNIVKLYSYFSSLDCSLLVYEYMPNGNLWDALHGEKIILNWPPRYQIALGVAQGLAYLHHDLLPPIIHRDIKSTNILLDINYQPKVADFGIAKVLQARGGKDSTTTVIAGTYGYLAPEYAYSSKATTKCDVYSFGVVLMELITGKKPVEADLFGENKDIIYWVSTKVETKEGPLEVLDKKISGSFKDEMIKMLRVAIRCTCRNPALRPTMNEVVQLLIEADPCKFGSCKSLNKTKETFNITKPKNISDL, from the exons ATGGATCATCACTACATCCTTTGCCCTCTTCTATTGATACTTCACATGTTCTGCTGCTGTCAAGGAACCACAGCTGCTAACCAGTCTCAGTTCTTTACTCTGATGAGGACGTCTCTCTCGGGGAACCTTTTGTCTAATTGGGATGTCAGTAAAGACCAAAATTTTTGTAACTACCAAGGTGTTGGTTGCAATAACCAAGGGTATGTTGAGAAGATTGATATCTCTGGATGGTCACTCTCTGGCCAGTTCCCTGAAGATGTGTGCTCTTATCTGCCTGAGTTAAGGATTCTTCGTCTTGGCCACAACAATCTCCATGGTAGCTTTCCTAGCAGTATCACCAACTGCTCTCTCTTAGAAGAGCTGGAAATGAGCTCTGCCTATCTCACTGGGTCGTTGCCAGACTTGTCACCTTTGAATTCGATGAGGTCACTGGACTTGTCCTACAATTACTTCCAGGGCAACTTTCCTGTGTCATTTACAAATCTCACCAACCTCGAGATGCTGAACTTCAATGAGAATGACGGCTTCAACTTCTGGCAATTGCCCGAGAACATCTCCAGGCTGACAAAGCTCCAGACAGTGATCTTGACCACATGTAAATTACATGGCAGAATCCCAGCATCAATAGGCAGCATGACATCCCTCACTGATCTTGAGCTGAGTGGAAATTACTTGGTTGGCAAGCTCCCGTCGGAGCTGGGGCAGCTGAAGAATTTGAAACAGCTTGAGCTATACTACAATGAACTTGAGGGTGAAATACCTGAGGAGTTTGGTAATTTGACTGCACTTGTTGATTTAGACATGTCTGTCAACAAATTCACCAAGGTTCCAGAAGCTCTATGGCGCCTTCCCAACCTCGCATCCCTGCAGCTTTACAACAACAGTTTAACTGGAGAGATTCCTGCATTCCTCGGAAATTCAACCACTTTGACTTTGTTGTCCCTTTATGAGAATTATTTGACAGAGAAAGTTCCAGAAAATCTGGGAAGATTTTCTCCTCTGGTAGGGGTGGACCTGTCAGAAAATCAGCTGTCTGGAGAACTGCCAGCATATGTATGCAATGGAGGTAAACTGTTgtactttctttttcttgacaaTAAGTTTTCTGGAGAAATCCCGGAAAGTTATGCAAAGTGTAACTTTCTTCTGCGCTTTCGAGTTAATCACAACCAATTGGAAGGCAGAATTCCTGAAGGGCTTCTAGGCCTTCCACATGTGTCAATCATTGATATTAGTAATAACCACTTGAATGGCTCAATTtccaaaacaattgaaggtGCAAAAAATTTGTCAGAACTCTTCATGCAGAACAACAGACTTTCAGGCATTCTGCCTGTTGAGATCTCTCGAGTTATCAATCTTGTAAAGATTGATCTCAGCGACAATCTCCTGTCTGGTTCATTGCCTCCTGAAATTGGCAACCTTAAACAGCTCAATTTGTTGCTCCTTCAAGGGAACAAGTTTAATTCTTCCATCCCTGAGTCACTATCTTTACTAAAGTCACTTAATGTTCTCGATTTATCTAGCAATCTGTTTACAGGGAATATCCCACAAAGTCTGTCTCAACTCTTGCCAAATTCCATGAATTTCTCAAATAATATGCTCTCTGGTCCCATACCTCCCCCCTTTGTAGAGGGATCAGGTCTGCTGGAAAGTTTCTCACAAAACCCAGGCCTTTGTGTGCCCAACCATCTAAATGCATCCCGTAGAGGTTTTCCCCTTTGTTCACCAGCTTACAACAGAAGAAAGGTAAAGCATATTTGGGTGATTGGGATATCTGTAGGAATTGTCATAGTTGGAATTGTCCTGTTTCTAAAGCGATGGTTCCACAACGATAGGGCGATGATGGAGCATGAGGACACCTTgtcctcctcttttttttcatttgatgtGAAAAGTTTCCATCGTGTAAGTTTTGATCAACGTGAGATCATTGAATCCATGATTGATAAGAATATAGTTGGTTATGGAGGCTCTGGCACAGTGTATAAAATTGAGTTGAGCAATGGAGAAGTTGTCGCGGTAAAGAAGCTCTGGAGCAGAAAAGCTAAAGATTATGTTTCAGATGATCAACTGGTTTTAGACAAGGAGCTGAAAACTGAGGTGGAGACTCTAGGAAGCATAAGGCACAAGAATATTGTCAAGTTGTACAGCTACTTCTCCAGTTTGGATTGTAGCTTATTGGTCTATGAATACATGCCAAATGGTAACCTTTGGGATGCACTTCATGGAGAAAAGATCATTCTGAATTGGCCTCCTCGTTATCAGATTGCACTGGGAGTTGCACAGGGTTTGGCCTACTTACACCATGATCTTTTGCCCCCCATAATTCACAGAGACATCAAGTCTACCAATATCTTACTGGATATCAATTACCAACCAAAAGTTGCAGACTTTGGGATAGCAAAGGTTTTGCAGGCAAGAGGAGGGAAAGACTCCACAACCACAGTTATTGCAGGGACTTATGGTTACTTGGCCCCAG AATATGCATATTCTTCCAAGGCAACCACCAAGTGTGATGTCTACAGCTTTGGGGTTGTACTGATGGAACTAATAACCGGGAAGAAGCCAGTGGAGGCAGACTTATTTGGAGAGAACAAGGATATCATCTATTGGGTTTCAACCAAGGTGGAGACTAAAGAAGGACCCCTGGAAGTTTTAGACAAGAAAATTTCAGGTTCTTTCAAGGATGAAATGATTAAGATGCTGCGAGTTGCCATCCGTTGCACATGTAGGAATCCAGCTCTTCGCCCAACAATGAACGAAGTTGTTCAACTGCTGATTGAAGCTGACCCCTGCAAATTCGGTTCATGCAAGTCCCTCAACAAGACCAAGGAGACCTTCAACATCACCAAGCCAAAGAACATCTCTGACTTGTGA